The following is a genomic window from Candidatus Poribacteria bacterium.
CGAAATCTCAAAAAGTCAACAACTTTATCGTAAACTCAACATTGAAAGACTACTAGTTTGGAATGATCATAACTATTGTGCTGAGATTGTTGAAGGCGCAGTTCCATTTTGGGCATTTAGTGATGATTTGTTGGAACTTGCTAAGTATCTTGGTGTAGAAGGTTGCTATCAGGCTTCAAAAGTTGAATTTAGTTATTATGGTGACCAAGGAGAAGATAAGATTTGGTCTGAAAAAGTACAAAATCTACATCCATACATTCATGATTTCCTTAATTCGACGCCTTGGCACGAAGTAAATACGGAAGAAAAAACGGCTGAGATTTTAAATCGTTTGTCGGTTCGTCGAGCAAAAAAATTAGAAGTAAGATATGAATTGAAAGAAAATTCTGTTCTTGATCCAAATCCACGTCAAAGTTTTTTGAACACGACAAATCAAGGAATAACACTCTGGATAGGACTGGAAGAAAGTGAAAAGGTATATCCAGACCTCATTGGCGATGCCTTACAAGACTATTTCGGTATTAGCGAACTACGTGAATTTATCAAAGATCTATTACTGACAACAGATCCGCATAGAACTACTCTATTGAGTTGGGAACGACGAGGTTTCCAGCCTGATCTTTGTCTGTCACCATCAGAGTCAGATTCTAGAGAAGACAGAGAGGAATCGCCGGATGATGTTGACGAGCAACTTTCAAATGAAACTGGCAGCGAAAAAGATTCAGGAATGAATGACTCTGGAGTTGAAATGTCAAGGGTTCACGAGGATCCAGAAACTGAAAATGAAGACAGCGATTCAACAGAGAATAAATCTGAAACCCCTACGTATCAATCACGTCCGGGCGAAAATAGAACGCGCCAGCACTATGGACACCGAAGCAGCACACCTAATAGAAGCAGAGGCACAGATTATAGTGAGGGAGGCGGTGGTGAAGGTGAAGAACATCGGACTTTAAAGGAATGCTTGGCAAATAATCCTTCTCAACTTGGTGAAGGATTAACAC
Proteins encoded in this region:
- a CDS encoding endonuclease NucS; protein product: EISKSQQLYRKLNIERLLVWNDHNYCAEIVEGAVPFWAFSDDLLELAKYLGVEGCYQASKVEFSYYGDQGEDKIWSEKVQNLHPYIHDFLNSTPWHEVNTEEKTAEILNRLSVRRAKKLEVRYELKENSVLDPNPRQSFLNTTNQGITLWIGLEESEKVYPDLIGDALQDYFGISELREFIKDLLLTTDPHRTTLLSWERRGFQPDLCLSPSESDSREDREESPDDVDEQLSNETGSEKDSGMNDSGVEMSRVHEDPETENEDSDSTENKSETPTYQSRPGENRTRQHYGHRSSTPNRSRGTDYSEGGGGEGEEHRTLKECLANNPSQLGEGLTLVRTEYEFESGDRVDILLRDSSGNPVTVEVKPYILPGSYSEVWQAVRYKHIAAVQYKLLSCKQVRSILAAPEIPDDVKAKCEELGIEPFEKPEL